Proteins found in one Penaeus vannamei isolate JL-2024 chromosome 29, ASM4276789v1, whole genome shotgun sequence genomic segment:
- the LOC113800211 gene encoding calcium-activated chloride channel regulator 1 isoform X2, which translates to MSGGPTAGRRSTHGRTMTRSRAPAWVWAVAACTLMGVAAADSRTKLVENGYEGVVVGVSQEVDESLGPAIVASITDMFNEASRRLFAATRGRAYFRSVKILIPKSWSFTAVNDTALSENFEDSDVRIDIANSVYKNQPYTQQTGTCGTPGQYIHLTPEYLTDRAQAAWWGPRGKAFLMEWAKFRWGVFDELGYPGDDSFPLFYSNSADGGTVYPTYCADTLVEGRMIDKGGRGACGLNEMGDPDDNCRFLPYRSQTAASSLMSYPFIFSDTIVDFCDEASSDRPHNPHAPTKQNLFCRGKSVWEVMREHPDFADGNNPPTERYVDPEVALVQHVDANYALVLDYSGSMNDHYRILKLQKTARRWLLHEVADGSEVAIIKFSKHAKLVHGLSRIEGAESRKALAESLDVTADGGTSIGAGLYAAVKKILKGRKNPVILLITDGEENENPRIDHIIDHVIASGVRVVTVAFGEEADPKLERVAQVTGGKTFTVNDIDEGHMLEDAFHGALTYQPPPSRQNATVTIDEKVYRGSGDTASETFLVDFTVGRNLVFRLDTDDRAHVTSSPHLIRPTGGIIGGAEFDPSSFVWTINVPMAEQGEWKWQVGVSGNPEKFVRVKITAQTRDPDIHPITTKAWMSSGAHDVNATTDRVIIYAEVKQGNNPVVNARVIALVTPPNESDRGEVYELLDNGQGADIQAGDGIYSRYMTRYTTTGRYSVKAQVTDGGTAVINRGFLTAPAQRTRRDLRETIEERPPYCCGNIIPLDQENAFNTGTFNRISVAGSVKVIEIPEGDTQPPSPVRDFKVSLGCCSDLGDASHNLTLTWTAPGDDLDDGTVSSYVVRVSTSASDLQEDAFNDAPNDTLVNISSAMDGILVRAGEKVTVNVYLDLDLHQSNYFALRAIDDAGLTSMVSNIDILGSELLVAAPAVLVIPVWAIVLIAAILLLLAVASCVVLSSRNTGKYDCVES; encoded by the exons ATGTCAGGCGGACCAACAGCGGG GAGGAGGTCCACGCACGGGCGGACGATGACGAGGTCGCGGGCGCCAGCGTGGGTGTGGGCGGTGGCGGCCTGCACCCTCATGGGCGTGGCGGCGGCGGATTCGAGAACCAAGCTGGTGGAGAACGGCTACGAGGGCGTGGTGGTGGGCGTGTCTCAAGAGGTCGACGAGTCTCTTGGACCTGCCATCGTCGCCTCAATCACG GACATGTTCAACGAAGCCTCGAGACGCCTCTTCGCCGCCACGCGAGGAAGAGCCTACTTCCGCAGCGTCAAGATCCTCATCCCGAAGTCCTGGTCCTTCACTGCCGTCAACGACACGGCACTCAGCGAGAACTtcgag GACAGTGATGTTCGCATCGACATAGCGAACAGCGTGTACAAAAACCAGCCGTACACCCAGCAGACAGGTACATGTGGAACACCTGGGCAGTACATTCACCTGACGCCGGAGTACCTCACCGACAGAGCCCAGGCCGCCTGGTGGGGGCCAAGAG GCAAGGCGTTCCTGATGGAGTGGGCGAAGTTTCGGTGGGGCGTGTTCGACGAGCTGGGCTACCCGGGCGACGACAGCTTCCCGCTCTTCTACTCGAATTCCGCCGACGGGGGCACCGTGTACCCGACGTACTGCGCGGACACGCTCGTTGAAGGTCGCATGAT CGACAAGGGCGGCAGGGGCGCCTGTGGCCTGAACGAGATGGGGGATCCCGACGACAACTGCCGATTCCTGCCCTACCGGAGCCAGACCGCTGCCTCGTCGCTCATGTCGTACCCCTTCATCTTCAGCGATACT ATCGTGGACTTCTGCGACGAGGCGAGCAGCGAccgcccacacaacccccacgcGCCCACGAAGCAGAACCTCTTCTGTCGAGGAAAATCTGTCTGGGAGGTGATGAGGGAACACCCCGATTTTGCGGACGGCAA cAACCCCCCGACGGAGCGCTACGTCGACCCCGAGGTGGCGCTCGTGCAGCACGTGGACGCCAACTACGCCCTGGTTCTCGACTATTCTGGCAGCATGAACGACCACTACCGCATCCTCAAGCTGCAGAAGACGGCCCGGCGCTGGCTGCTGCACGAGGTCGCGGACGGCAGCGAGGTCGCCATCATCAAGTTCTC CAAACACGCCAAGTTGGTGCACGGCCTCTCCCGTATTGAAGGTGCTGAATCTCGCAAAGCCTTGGCAGAATCCCTTGACGTGACAGCTGACGGAGGGACCAGCATTGGGGCAGGACTCTACGCGGCCGTCAAGAAG ATCTTGAAAGGCAGGAAAAACCCGGTCATTCTCCTGATCACAGACGGCGAGGAGAATGAGAACCCGCGGATTGACCACATCATTGACCACGTCATCGCCTCGGGAGTGAGGGTCGTCACCGTCGCCTTCGG CGAGGAGGCGGACCCCAAGCTGGAACGCGTCGCACAGGTCACGGGAGGCAAGACGTTCACGGTCAACGACATCGACGAAGGACACATGCTCGAGGACGCCTTCCACGGGGCGCTCACCTACCAGCCCCCGCCCTCGCGCCAGAATGCTACGGTGACG ATCGACGAGAAGGTCTACAGAGGGTCGGGAGACACAGCCAGCGAGACCTTCCTGGTGGACTTCACCGTCGGCAGGAACTTGGTCTTCCGGCTCGACACGGACGACAGGGCGCACGTGACGTCATCTCCGCACCTGATCCGTCCCACCGGAGGCATCATCGGGGGCGCGGAGTTCGACCCTTCTTCCTTCGTGTGGACGATCAATGTGCCGATGGCTGAG CAAGGGGAATGGAAATGGCAGGTCGGAGTCTCAGGCAACCCCGAGAAGTTCGTGAGAGTAAAAATCACTGCACAAACCCGGGACCCCGACAttcaccccatcaccaccaaagCCTGG ATGAGCAGCGGTGCACATGATGTTAATGCTACCACCGACAGGGTTATCATATACGCAGAGGTGAAGCAAGGGAATAACCCAGTAGTCAATGCGCGGGTGAT CGCCTTGGTGACGCCGCCTAACGAGTCCGACAGAGGCGAGGTCTACGAGCTCTTGGACAACGGGCAGGGGGCAGACATCCAGGCAGGGGACGGAATCTACTCTCGTTACATGACGCGATACACCACGACTGGCAGGTACAGCGTCAAGGCTCAG GTAACTGACGGAGGCACGGCGGTCATCAACAGGGGCTTCCTCACGGCTCCGGCTCAGCGCACGCGTCGTGATCTCAGGGAGACGATTGAAG AGAGACCACCATACTGCTGCGGAAACATAATCCCTCTTGACCAGGAAAATGCTTTCAATACTGGGACATTCAACAGAATCTCTGTTGCTGGATCTGTCAAG GTCATAGAGATCCCCGAGGGCGACACGCAGCCGCCTTCTCCCGTCCGCGACTTCAAGGTGTCCCTCGGCTGCTGCAGCGACCTTGGCGACGCCTCCCACAACCTGACTCTTACCTGGACGGCGCCCGGAGATGATTTGGATGACGGCACAG TCTCAAGTTATGTGGTCCGTGTGAGTACCAGCGCATCTGATTTACAAGAGGATGCTTTTAATGACGCTCCTAATGACACCCTCGTGAACATTAGTTCTGCCATGGACGGTATACTTGTCAGAGCTGGCGAAAAGGTGACCGTCAATGTGTATCTAGATCTAGACCTTCACCAGTCCAATTATTTTGCGCTGCGAGCCATCGACGACGCTGGATTAACGAG TATGGTCTCCAACATCGACATCCTGGGGTCAGAGCTTTTGGTGGCGGCGCCGGCCGTGTTGGTCATCCCGGTGTGGGCCATCGTGCTGATCGCCGCCATCCTGCTGCTGCTGGCCGTCGCCTCGTGCGTCGTGCTTTCGTCGCGGAACACCGGCAAATATGACTGCGTCGAGAGCTGA
- the LOC113800211 gene encoding calcium-activated chloride channel regulator 1 isoform X1 has product MHFFEYKPNRHLARAIPLTSAREEQCPFGQGGGRVCRGGGEFREFVFMREEKHGHLNTDSRRRSTHGRTMTRSRAPAWVWAVAACTLMGVAAADSRTKLVENGYEGVVVGVSQEVDESLGPAIVASITDMFNEASRRLFAATRGRAYFRSVKILIPKSWSFTAVNDTALSENFEDSDVRIDIANSVYKNQPYTQQTGTCGTPGQYIHLTPEYLTDRAQAAWWGPRGKAFLMEWAKFRWGVFDELGYPGDDSFPLFYSNSADGGTVYPTYCADTLVEGRMIDKGGRGACGLNEMGDPDDNCRFLPYRSQTAASSLMSYPFIFSDTIVDFCDEASSDRPHNPHAPTKQNLFCRGKSVWEVMREHPDFADGNNPPTERYVDPEVALVQHVDANYALVLDYSGSMNDHYRILKLQKTARRWLLHEVADGSEVAIIKFSKHAKLVHGLSRIEGAESRKALAESLDVTADGGTSIGAGLYAAVKKILKGRKNPVILLITDGEENENPRIDHIIDHVIASGVRVVTVAFGEEADPKLERVAQVTGGKTFTVNDIDEGHMLEDAFHGALTYQPPPSRQNATVTIDEKVYRGSGDTASETFLVDFTVGRNLVFRLDTDDRAHVTSSPHLIRPTGGIIGGAEFDPSSFVWTINVPMAEQGEWKWQVGVSGNPEKFVRVKITAQTRDPDIHPITTKAWMSSGAHDVNATTDRVIIYAEVKQGNNPVVNARVIALVTPPNESDRGEVYELLDNGQGADIQAGDGIYSRYMTRYTTTGRYSVKAQVTDGGTAVINRGFLTAPAQRTRRDLRETIEERPPYCCGNIIPLDQENAFNTGTFNRISVAGSVKVIEIPEGDTQPPSPVRDFKVSLGCCSDLGDASHNLTLTWTAPGDDLDDGTVSSYVVRVSTSASDLQEDAFNDAPNDTLVNISSAMDGILVRAGEKVTVNVYLDLDLHQSNYFALRAIDDAGLTSMVSNIDILGSELLVAAPAVLVIPVWAIVLIAAILLLLAVASCVVLSSRNTGKYDCVES; this is encoded by the exons ATGCATTTCTTTGAATATAAACCCAACCGTCATTTGGCAAGGGCGATTCCTCTCACTTCGGCGCGGGAGGAGCAGTGTCCCTTTgggcagggtggagggagggtgtgtcGCGGAGGGGGAGAGTTCCGAGAGTTTGTGTTTATGAGGGAAGAGAAGCATGGACATTTAAATACCGATTCAAG GAGGAGGTCCACGCACGGGCGGACGATGACGAGGTCGCGGGCGCCAGCGTGGGTGTGGGCGGTGGCGGCCTGCACCCTCATGGGCGTGGCGGCGGCGGATTCGAGAACCAAGCTGGTGGAGAACGGCTACGAGGGCGTGGTGGTGGGCGTGTCTCAAGAGGTCGACGAGTCTCTTGGACCTGCCATCGTCGCCTCAATCACG GACATGTTCAACGAAGCCTCGAGACGCCTCTTCGCCGCCACGCGAGGAAGAGCCTACTTCCGCAGCGTCAAGATCCTCATCCCGAAGTCCTGGTCCTTCACTGCCGTCAACGACACGGCACTCAGCGAGAACTtcgag GACAGTGATGTTCGCATCGACATAGCGAACAGCGTGTACAAAAACCAGCCGTACACCCAGCAGACAGGTACATGTGGAACACCTGGGCAGTACATTCACCTGACGCCGGAGTACCTCACCGACAGAGCCCAGGCCGCCTGGTGGGGGCCAAGAG GCAAGGCGTTCCTGATGGAGTGGGCGAAGTTTCGGTGGGGCGTGTTCGACGAGCTGGGCTACCCGGGCGACGACAGCTTCCCGCTCTTCTACTCGAATTCCGCCGACGGGGGCACCGTGTACCCGACGTACTGCGCGGACACGCTCGTTGAAGGTCGCATGAT CGACAAGGGCGGCAGGGGCGCCTGTGGCCTGAACGAGATGGGGGATCCCGACGACAACTGCCGATTCCTGCCCTACCGGAGCCAGACCGCTGCCTCGTCGCTCATGTCGTACCCCTTCATCTTCAGCGATACT ATCGTGGACTTCTGCGACGAGGCGAGCAGCGAccgcccacacaacccccacgcGCCCACGAAGCAGAACCTCTTCTGTCGAGGAAAATCTGTCTGGGAGGTGATGAGGGAACACCCCGATTTTGCGGACGGCAA cAACCCCCCGACGGAGCGCTACGTCGACCCCGAGGTGGCGCTCGTGCAGCACGTGGACGCCAACTACGCCCTGGTTCTCGACTATTCTGGCAGCATGAACGACCACTACCGCATCCTCAAGCTGCAGAAGACGGCCCGGCGCTGGCTGCTGCACGAGGTCGCGGACGGCAGCGAGGTCGCCATCATCAAGTTCTC CAAACACGCCAAGTTGGTGCACGGCCTCTCCCGTATTGAAGGTGCTGAATCTCGCAAAGCCTTGGCAGAATCCCTTGACGTGACAGCTGACGGAGGGACCAGCATTGGGGCAGGACTCTACGCGGCCGTCAAGAAG ATCTTGAAAGGCAGGAAAAACCCGGTCATTCTCCTGATCACAGACGGCGAGGAGAATGAGAACCCGCGGATTGACCACATCATTGACCACGTCATCGCCTCGGGAGTGAGGGTCGTCACCGTCGCCTTCGG CGAGGAGGCGGACCCCAAGCTGGAACGCGTCGCACAGGTCACGGGAGGCAAGACGTTCACGGTCAACGACATCGACGAAGGACACATGCTCGAGGACGCCTTCCACGGGGCGCTCACCTACCAGCCCCCGCCCTCGCGCCAGAATGCTACGGTGACG ATCGACGAGAAGGTCTACAGAGGGTCGGGAGACACAGCCAGCGAGACCTTCCTGGTGGACTTCACCGTCGGCAGGAACTTGGTCTTCCGGCTCGACACGGACGACAGGGCGCACGTGACGTCATCTCCGCACCTGATCCGTCCCACCGGAGGCATCATCGGGGGCGCGGAGTTCGACCCTTCTTCCTTCGTGTGGACGATCAATGTGCCGATGGCTGAG CAAGGGGAATGGAAATGGCAGGTCGGAGTCTCAGGCAACCCCGAGAAGTTCGTGAGAGTAAAAATCACTGCACAAACCCGGGACCCCGACAttcaccccatcaccaccaaagCCTGG ATGAGCAGCGGTGCACATGATGTTAATGCTACCACCGACAGGGTTATCATATACGCAGAGGTGAAGCAAGGGAATAACCCAGTAGTCAATGCGCGGGTGAT CGCCTTGGTGACGCCGCCTAACGAGTCCGACAGAGGCGAGGTCTACGAGCTCTTGGACAACGGGCAGGGGGCAGACATCCAGGCAGGGGACGGAATCTACTCTCGTTACATGACGCGATACACCACGACTGGCAGGTACAGCGTCAAGGCTCAG GTAACTGACGGAGGCACGGCGGTCATCAACAGGGGCTTCCTCACGGCTCCGGCTCAGCGCACGCGTCGTGATCTCAGGGAGACGATTGAAG AGAGACCACCATACTGCTGCGGAAACATAATCCCTCTTGACCAGGAAAATGCTTTCAATACTGGGACATTCAACAGAATCTCTGTTGCTGGATCTGTCAAG GTCATAGAGATCCCCGAGGGCGACACGCAGCCGCCTTCTCCCGTCCGCGACTTCAAGGTGTCCCTCGGCTGCTGCAGCGACCTTGGCGACGCCTCCCACAACCTGACTCTTACCTGGACGGCGCCCGGAGATGATTTGGATGACGGCACAG TCTCAAGTTATGTGGTCCGTGTGAGTACCAGCGCATCTGATTTACAAGAGGATGCTTTTAATGACGCTCCTAATGACACCCTCGTGAACATTAGTTCTGCCATGGACGGTATACTTGTCAGAGCTGGCGAAAAGGTGACCGTCAATGTGTATCTAGATCTAGACCTTCACCAGTCCAATTATTTTGCGCTGCGAGCCATCGACGACGCTGGATTAACGAG TATGGTCTCCAACATCGACATCCTGGGGTCAGAGCTTTTGGTGGCGGCGCCGGCCGTGTTGGTCATCCCGGTGTGGGCCATCGTGCTGATCGCCGCCATCCTGCTGCTGCTGGCCGTCGCCTCGTGCGTCGTGCTTTCGTCGCGGAACACCGGCAAATATGACTGCGTCGAGAGCTGA
- the LOC113800211 gene encoding calcium-activated chloride channel regulator 1 isoform X3, which produces MTRSRAPAWVWAVAACTLMGVAAADSRTKLVENGYEGVVVGVSQEVDESLGPAIVASITDMFNEASRRLFAATRGRAYFRSVKILIPKSWSFTAVNDTALSENFEDSDVRIDIANSVYKNQPYTQQTGTCGTPGQYIHLTPEYLTDRAQAAWWGPRGKAFLMEWAKFRWGVFDELGYPGDDSFPLFYSNSADGGTVYPTYCADTLVEGRMIDKGGRGACGLNEMGDPDDNCRFLPYRSQTAASSLMSYPFIFSDTIVDFCDEASSDRPHNPHAPTKQNLFCRGKSVWEVMREHPDFADGNNPPTERYVDPEVALVQHVDANYALVLDYSGSMNDHYRILKLQKTARRWLLHEVADGSEVAIIKFSKHAKLVHGLSRIEGAESRKALAESLDVTADGGTSIGAGLYAAVKKILKGRKNPVILLITDGEENENPRIDHIIDHVIASGVRVVTVAFGEEADPKLERVAQVTGGKTFTVNDIDEGHMLEDAFHGALTYQPPPSRQNATVTIDEKVYRGSGDTASETFLVDFTVGRNLVFRLDTDDRAHVTSSPHLIRPTGGIIGGAEFDPSSFVWTINVPMAEQGEWKWQVGVSGNPEKFVRVKITAQTRDPDIHPITTKAWMSSGAHDVNATTDRVIIYAEVKQGNNPVVNARVIALVTPPNESDRGEVYELLDNGQGADIQAGDGIYSRYMTRYTTTGRYSVKAQVTDGGTAVINRGFLTAPAQRTRRDLRETIEERPPYCCGNIIPLDQENAFNTGTFNRISVAGSVKVIEIPEGDTQPPSPVRDFKVSLGCCSDLGDASHNLTLTWTAPGDDLDDGTVSSYVVRVSTSASDLQEDAFNDAPNDTLVNISSAMDGILVRAGEKVTVNVYLDLDLHQSNYFALRAIDDAGLTSMVSNIDILGSELLVAAPAVLVIPVWAIVLIAAILLLLAVASCVVLSSRNTGKYDCVES; this is translated from the exons ATGACGAGGTCGCGGGCGCCAGCGTGGGTGTGGGCGGTGGCGGCCTGCACCCTCATGGGCGTGGCGGCGGCGGATTCGAGAACCAAGCTGGTGGAGAACGGCTACGAGGGCGTGGTGGTGGGCGTGTCTCAAGAGGTCGACGAGTCTCTTGGACCTGCCATCGTCGCCTCAATCACG GACATGTTCAACGAAGCCTCGAGACGCCTCTTCGCCGCCACGCGAGGAAGAGCCTACTTCCGCAGCGTCAAGATCCTCATCCCGAAGTCCTGGTCCTTCACTGCCGTCAACGACACGGCACTCAGCGAGAACTtcgag GACAGTGATGTTCGCATCGACATAGCGAACAGCGTGTACAAAAACCAGCCGTACACCCAGCAGACAGGTACATGTGGAACACCTGGGCAGTACATTCACCTGACGCCGGAGTACCTCACCGACAGAGCCCAGGCCGCCTGGTGGGGGCCAAGAG GCAAGGCGTTCCTGATGGAGTGGGCGAAGTTTCGGTGGGGCGTGTTCGACGAGCTGGGCTACCCGGGCGACGACAGCTTCCCGCTCTTCTACTCGAATTCCGCCGACGGGGGCACCGTGTACCCGACGTACTGCGCGGACACGCTCGTTGAAGGTCGCATGAT CGACAAGGGCGGCAGGGGCGCCTGTGGCCTGAACGAGATGGGGGATCCCGACGACAACTGCCGATTCCTGCCCTACCGGAGCCAGACCGCTGCCTCGTCGCTCATGTCGTACCCCTTCATCTTCAGCGATACT ATCGTGGACTTCTGCGACGAGGCGAGCAGCGAccgcccacacaacccccacgcGCCCACGAAGCAGAACCTCTTCTGTCGAGGAAAATCTGTCTGGGAGGTGATGAGGGAACACCCCGATTTTGCGGACGGCAA cAACCCCCCGACGGAGCGCTACGTCGACCCCGAGGTGGCGCTCGTGCAGCACGTGGACGCCAACTACGCCCTGGTTCTCGACTATTCTGGCAGCATGAACGACCACTACCGCATCCTCAAGCTGCAGAAGACGGCCCGGCGCTGGCTGCTGCACGAGGTCGCGGACGGCAGCGAGGTCGCCATCATCAAGTTCTC CAAACACGCCAAGTTGGTGCACGGCCTCTCCCGTATTGAAGGTGCTGAATCTCGCAAAGCCTTGGCAGAATCCCTTGACGTGACAGCTGACGGAGGGACCAGCATTGGGGCAGGACTCTACGCGGCCGTCAAGAAG ATCTTGAAAGGCAGGAAAAACCCGGTCATTCTCCTGATCACAGACGGCGAGGAGAATGAGAACCCGCGGATTGACCACATCATTGACCACGTCATCGCCTCGGGAGTGAGGGTCGTCACCGTCGCCTTCGG CGAGGAGGCGGACCCCAAGCTGGAACGCGTCGCACAGGTCACGGGAGGCAAGACGTTCACGGTCAACGACATCGACGAAGGACACATGCTCGAGGACGCCTTCCACGGGGCGCTCACCTACCAGCCCCCGCCCTCGCGCCAGAATGCTACGGTGACG ATCGACGAGAAGGTCTACAGAGGGTCGGGAGACACAGCCAGCGAGACCTTCCTGGTGGACTTCACCGTCGGCAGGAACTTGGTCTTCCGGCTCGACACGGACGACAGGGCGCACGTGACGTCATCTCCGCACCTGATCCGTCCCACCGGAGGCATCATCGGGGGCGCGGAGTTCGACCCTTCTTCCTTCGTGTGGACGATCAATGTGCCGATGGCTGAG CAAGGGGAATGGAAATGGCAGGTCGGAGTCTCAGGCAACCCCGAGAAGTTCGTGAGAGTAAAAATCACTGCACAAACCCGGGACCCCGACAttcaccccatcaccaccaaagCCTGG ATGAGCAGCGGTGCACATGATGTTAATGCTACCACCGACAGGGTTATCATATACGCAGAGGTGAAGCAAGGGAATAACCCAGTAGTCAATGCGCGGGTGAT CGCCTTGGTGACGCCGCCTAACGAGTCCGACAGAGGCGAGGTCTACGAGCTCTTGGACAACGGGCAGGGGGCAGACATCCAGGCAGGGGACGGAATCTACTCTCGTTACATGACGCGATACACCACGACTGGCAGGTACAGCGTCAAGGCTCAG GTAACTGACGGAGGCACGGCGGTCATCAACAGGGGCTTCCTCACGGCTCCGGCTCAGCGCACGCGTCGTGATCTCAGGGAGACGATTGAAG AGAGACCACCATACTGCTGCGGAAACATAATCCCTCTTGACCAGGAAAATGCTTTCAATACTGGGACATTCAACAGAATCTCTGTTGCTGGATCTGTCAAG GTCATAGAGATCCCCGAGGGCGACACGCAGCCGCCTTCTCCCGTCCGCGACTTCAAGGTGTCCCTCGGCTGCTGCAGCGACCTTGGCGACGCCTCCCACAACCTGACTCTTACCTGGACGGCGCCCGGAGATGATTTGGATGACGGCACAG TCTCAAGTTATGTGGTCCGTGTGAGTACCAGCGCATCTGATTTACAAGAGGATGCTTTTAATGACGCTCCTAATGACACCCTCGTGAACATTAGTTCTGCCATGGACGGTATACTTGTCAGAGCTGGCGAAAAGGTGACCGTCAATGTGTATCTAGATCTAGACCTTCACCAGTCCAATTATTTTGCGCTGCGAGCCATCGACGACGCTGGATTAACGAG TATGGTCTCCAACATCGACATCCTGGGGTCAGAGCTTTTGGTGGCGGCGCCGGCCGTGTTGGTCATCCCGGTGTGGGCCATCGTGCTGATCGCCGCCATCCTGCTGCTGCTGGCCGTCGCCTCGTGCGTCGTGCTTTCGTCGCGGAACACCGGCAAATATGACTGCGTCGAGAGCTGA